In Acidimicrobiia bacterium, the sequence ACTGCGTTGGCCGTGGCGGTCAGCATCAGCAAGACCCAGATGAAATAGGCGATGCCGAGATTGATGCCGAGCGATCTTGTGAAACCCACCTCGGTAGCGACTCCTGCTTCGACGGCCCACCAGGCGAATCCGCCGGCGATTGCCAGTTGCCCACCGAACTTGGCCGCCTTTCCGATGCCGAGGTTCCGCTCCCGGGTGTACTTGCGATAGTCATCGATGAAACCGATCAACCCCATACCCACGAAGGCAAAGACCATCAGTAGTCCTCCGGCCTTGAACCCCCGGACGTTTAGACCCAGCCCACCCTCCTGACTCCAGAACGACACGTGCGAAAAGACGTAGGCGATGAGGACGGCCCCAACGATCACCACACCGCCCATCGTCGGAGTACCGCGTTTGTGGGAATGGCCCTCGACCTCTTCCTGAATGAACTGCCCGATACTCCGTTTCCGCAGGAATCGAATCGCGTACGGAGTGCCCAATATCGACACTCCGAAGGCGACCGCAGCAGCGCTCAACAGGGCGAGCATTAGGCGTTCTCCAAATCTGCGAGCTCCTCGGAGACGACCTTTCGATCGTCGAATTCAATGACTCGACCCGCGACTTCCTGCCCCAGCTCGTGGCCCTTGCCAAGCACCAGCACCGTGTCCCCCGGCTCGGCCATCGCCAGAGCACGGTGGATCGCCAGTCGGCGATCGGGCTCGACGATCAACTCGACCGCGTCGGCTTCGACACCAGCGCGCACCGCCTCGATGATCACTCCCGGTGACTCGGACCTCGGATTGTCGGAGGTCAGGATGAATCGGTCGGCAGCCGAGGCGGCTCTCCCCATTGCCGGGCGCTTGGATCTGTCCCGATCGCCTCCGGCGCCCAGCACCACGGTTACTCCGCCGGAACTCACCGCCCGAGCAGCCTCAATGACCGTCTCGACGCCGTCCGGAGTGTGTGCGTAGTCGACGGCCACGGTGAACCCTCTGGCGGTAGGCACGATCTCATAACGTCCCGGGATCTGACCCACCGACTCGAGGCCGGCGACGATCGTGTCCACACCGATGCCGAGCTCGAGTGCACAAGCCGCGGCTATCAGCGCATTGGACACGTTGAAGGCACCGGCCAGGGGCAAGGACACAATCGCAGTTCCGAGTGGCGTCACCAATCGGAAACGAGTCCCGGTCGCCGCTAGTTCCAACTCGGATGCCCTGACCTCCCGCCCGACCGCCAGCACGGGCACATCGACCGCTCCGGCCAGCGATTCGCCGCGCGCGTCATCCACATTGATGACGGCTCGCTCCGTCCGGCCTCTGTCGAACAACCCGGCCTTCGCCGCGAAATAGGACTCCATGTCACCGTGGAAGTCGAGGTGGTCCTGAGAGAGGTTCGTGAAAGCCGCCACCGCGAACGACACTGCGTCGACCCGGCCCAGCGCCATGGCATGTGATGAGACCTCGGCGGCCACGACGTCAACGCCCGCATCGACCATGTCGGCTAGAAGCCGCTGGAAGTCCGACGCTTCGGGAGTGGTCCTGGGCAGCGGTACGGAACGCCCACCGATCGACGCACCCGTCGTCCCGATGCGTCCCGCGGTCAAGCCGCCTGCGGTAACGATGGACTCGAGCAGATACGTCACGGTGGTCTTGCCGTTGGTGCCGGTGATGCCCACGACCCGCAGCCGTGACGACGGCCGGCCGTGCACTTCTGCGGCCAGCCTGCCGAGAACCGCTCTCGAATTCTCGACGAGGATCTGCGGAACAGGACATGCATCAGCCAAATCCTCTACACACACCGCAGAGGCGCC encodes:
- a CDS encoding UDP-N-acetylmuramoyl-L-alanyl-D-glutamate--2,6-diaminopimelate ligase, with translation MSDAGVSVVRLTELVEGALVGHSDTTITDVVHDSRDAAPGALFVAVRGFTTDGHRFVDQAVGRGASAVCVEDLADACPVPQILVENSRAVLGRLAAEVHGRPSSRLRVVGITGTNGKTTVTYLLESIVTAGGLTAGRIGTTGASIGGRSVPLPRTTPEASDFQRLLADMVDAGVDVVAAEVSSHAMALGRVDAVSFAVAAFTNLSQDHLDFHGDMESYFAAKAGLFDRGRTERAVINVDDARGESLAGAVDVPVLAVGREVRASELELAATGTRFRLVTPLGTAIVSLPLAGAFNVSNALIAAACALELGIGVDTIVAGLESVGQIPGRYEIVPTARGFTVAVDYAHTPDGVETVIEAARAVSSGGVTVVLGAGGDRDRSKRPAMGRAASAADRFILTSDNPRSESPGVIIEAVRAGVEADAVELIVEPDRRLAIHRALAMAEPGDTVLVLGKGHELGQEVAGRVIEFDDRKVVSEELADLENA